The genomic DNA GTTACAAAAGACGAGGGTGGCTTCACCCTCTTTATCCATGAAGGCGTCGGCGCACAGGCGCACAGTAAACTGCTGTTCGTCTTTTCCGGTCAGGGTCAGCAGGGTTGCCCCCTGCGGTGAAAGGTAACCCTTGACCAGCGTTGCCGGAAGCTGGCGCGTCATGGTCTGGTAGTGCCAGGTCAGCGATTCCAGCGCCTGTCGGCGATCCATGTCCACCGTTAACCACGGGCGATGCAGGCGGCACGGTAGCCCCGGCTGCACCTGCAACATTTGCATCAGGCGCGGCTGCTTTGCCAGCTCTGACAGCAGACGCGTGGTGCTGAACGGTGTCATCAGCGAACGGAGCATGAACTTACGTCGATAAGCGGGGTTTTGCCATGCCAGCCCCGGCGTGATCTTCCCGAAGGCCAGATTATTGAAGAGCTGCCAGCCGGATTTAGGCTGGTGCTGATGAGAAATAAGTGTATCGACGATGGAAGACATGTTAGATCCTGCTTCTGAAGGAAGGGTTCTATTTCAGCAGGCGAAATTTCAATAACTCATCAACAAATTGAGGCGATTTCGGTGCGCGGGGGTTTCGTTGAGGAGTCGTTTAGATAGAATCAACGTTTATAATTGCCAGAACATTTATTTGGAATATTTATGAACCTCAAGGGAAAACGCAGAACGTGGTTTCTGCTGCTGGCGGTAATTGTTATCGGGGGAGGGTTCTGGCTATGGCAGATCCTGAATGCCCCTGTACCACAGTATCAAACACTGATTGTCCGTCCGGGCGAGCTGCAGCAAAACGTGCTGGCGACGGGAAAACTGGATGCCCTGCGCAAGGTTGACGTGGGTGCACAGGTAAGCGGTCAGTTGAAAACGCTGTCGGTTGAGATTGGCGACAAGGTGAAAAAAGGCCAGCTGCTGGGCGTTATCGATCCTGAGCAGGCGCAAAACCAGATCCGTGAGGTGGAAGCCACGCTCATGGAACTGCGTGCCCAGCGTGCACAGGCGCAGGCTGAGCGTAACCTGGCCCAGGTGACGTTAACGCGTCAGCAGGCGCTGGCCAAAACGCAGGCCATCTCGAAACAAGATTTAGACACGGCAGCCACCGAGCTGGCGGTTAAGCAGGCGCAGATCGGGACTATCGATGCGCAGATCAAGCGCAACCAGGCCTCGCTGGATACGGCCAAAACCAACCTCGACTATACGCAGATTGTGGCGCCCATGGCCGGGGAAGTGACTCAAATTACCACGCTGCAGGGGCAAACGGTGATTGCGGCGCAGCAGGCGCCCAACATTCTGACCCTGGCGGACATGAGCACCATGCTGGTGAAAGCCCAGGTCTCAGAGGCGGATGTTATTCATCTGAAGCCGGGGCAGAAAGCCTGGTTTACCGTCCTCGGCGATCCTCAGACGCGCTATGAAGGCGCGCTAAAAGACATTCTGCCGACGCCGGAAAAAGTGAACGATGCCATCTTCTACTATGCGCGCTTCGAGGTGCCTAACCCGCAGGGTGTGTTGCGTCTGGACATGACCGCACAGGTGCACATTCAGCTTACCGGCGTGAAAAATGTGCTCACCATTCCTCTCTCTGCGCTGGGTGAATCCACCGGCGAGAGCCGCTATAAAGTGAAAGTGCTGCGCAACGGCGAAACGCGTGAGCGAGAAGTGGTCATTGGTGCACGTAATGACACCGACGT from Enterobacter ludwigii includes the following:
- the macA gene encoding macrolide transporter subunit MacA gives rise to the protein MNLKGKRRTWFLLLAVIVIGGGFWLWQILNAPVPQYQTLIVRPGELQQNVLATGKLDALRKVDVGAQVSGQLKTLSVEIGDKVKKGQLLGVIDPEQAQNQIREVEATLMELRAQRAQAQAERNLAQVTLTRQQALAKTQAISKQDLDTAATELAVKQAQIGTIDAQIKRNQASLDTAKTNLDYTQIVAPMAGEVTQITTLQGQTVIAAQQAPNILTLADMSTMLVKAQVSEADVIHLKPGQKAWFTVLGDPQTRYEGALKDILPTPEKVNDAIFYYARFEVPNPQGVLRLDMTAQVHIQLTGVKNVLTIPLSALGESTGESRYKVKVLRNGETREREVVIGARNDTDVVVVKGLEEGEEVVTSESLPGAAK
- a CDS encoding VirK/YbjX family protein is translated as MSSIVDTLISHQHQPKSGWQLFNNLAFGKITPGLAWQNPAYRRKFMLRSLMTPFSTTRLLSELAKQPRLMQMLQVQPGLPCRLHRPWLTVDMDRRQALESLTWHYQTMTRQLPATLVKGYLSPQGATLLTLTGKDEQQFTVRLCADAFMDKEGEATLVFCNHQNTVLAEMTFTLCPFEGKTTLFIGGLQGAKAHVPHELIQGATKACHGLFPKRLLVETAMTLGAAFPVEHIVAVSNATHIYRSWRYRKKKEGKLLADYDSFWLSLGGQKQDNGHFMLPLAMPRKPMDEIASKKRAEYRRRYALLDSLTQHVTQATRA